Sequence from the Enhydrobacter sp. genome:
TGCCGGCGTGCCTGTTTCGGGCAGATGGTCCTGCGACCCGGTCCATTCCTCGACCTCGGGTGCCGACAGGATCATCAGCTCGATTCCGAACCCTGGATCGAGCTCGCCGAGCCTTTCCCCGAGGAGCTTCGTCAGCCCGGGATTGTCGCGGTTGGGCCGGCTGGTGCCGATTGCCGTGCGATCGACCGAACCGTCGACACGATAGAGCGCAAGCTCGAGCTTGCGGGCGCCGACGCTCGCCCGCTCGAATTGAACGCAGAGCGCGGCGATCAGGCGGCCGGTGGCGGCGGCGATATCCTCGGTCCGGCCGATCGGTTCGGCGAAGGACAGGCGCGACCGGAAGGCCGGCGGCATACGGCGCGGCTCGACCGGTTCGTCGATCCGTCCCAGTGCCTGATCGAGACGCATGAGCGGCTGCTCGCCGAAGCGGCGCGACAACGGTGCGCGCGGCAGCGGGTAGAGATCGCCGATGCGGCGCAGGCCGAGCTTCAGAAAGGTTTCGAGGATCGGCAGATCGAGCCGCAACGCATCGACGGGCAGGGAGGCGAGTGCATCGCGCTGTCCGCCGATCGAGCAGAAGAGATCGGCGTGCTTCGCGGCGTGGCGTGCCAATGCCCAGGCCGCGCCTGCGGTATCGGCAATTGCGGCGCGGCAGGTGAAGCCGTGGTTCGAGAGACGCTGCATGAGATCGGCCAGCAGCCTGCGCTCGCCCGCTTCCCCTTCTCCATGGAGATGGCCGCAGCCGGTGACGTCGAGGAACAGGCCGGCATCGCCGCCGAAGCCGCCGGCACTGCAGATTTGCGAGGCGTTTTCTTCGGCCTGTGCCGCGCCCAGCGGATCGATCGCGACCCAGGGCGTGTAGCGGTCGCACCAGCTGGCGATGCTTTCGAGCAGCGCGCGATCGGCTTCGCGCTCGACTTCCGTCGTGACGAGATCGGGCAGGAGGGCGCGGGCATCGGCCAGCCGCATGTGCACGCGCAGACCGGCGGCACGGGCATGGGCATTTACGGAAGCGAGGCGCGGGCAGCTTTCGCGCCAGGCAGTGGTTGCGGCGGCCCTATCCCGCCAGTCTGTCCGTCCAGTGCGTCCCAGGCGATCCATGGCGAGCTTGGGGAACCACAGCGAGATGATGCGTTTCATTGTTCCACTCCAGGAGCCAGGACGGCATTTCCTCGACCGATGGCATGCCGAAGCGATTGCGTCGGAGCTCAACCTGCCAGCGCGCCGCTCCCACGGCTTCGTGACCTGGTATTTCGGGCGATGGCGCCGAAGCCACGCGCCAGCGCGTGGCGCACATGCCTTGTGGCGGCGCGGGCTCGGGCCTGAGCAGCAGGGCGGAGATGCCGCTCTTTTCGGCAGCGAGCGACAGCCGGCGCCCGGCGGTCGGGTCCGCGGCGCGCGTTTCTCCCAAAACGACGGCGATGCCCGGGCAGCGCAGCCCTTCCTCCATCGCCCAGAAGAGATCGTCGTCGCGCCGTGCCGTGACCATCAGGAGCCGCGCCGGATCGAACCAGTTGGCGAGCGTCGGCGCATAGGGTGACGCGTCGAATGCTCCCGATGCCCGTCGGCACCACAGTAGCGTACCGCTTCCGAAGCGGCCCATCAGGAAGGCGGCAAAGCCGAGGGCGGCGCCGTCATGTGCGGCCACGCGACCCGATGGGCCGGGGCCGGCCTCGATCTCGTGCAGCGCGCCGGTCGGCATCCCGCCGCCCGGCAGCAGGGTGTCGATCTGCGGCACGCCGAGTGGGATGGCATCGCGGCCGGCCCGCGCCGCACTGTTCGTCCGTTCCAGCCGGCGGACCTGCTCGCGCAGCGTCGACAGGGCAAGCGCCCCCCTGTCGTTGGCGACAGGGGGAGCGAAAGTGCTTGGGGAAATGACGGGCATCATCCCCTCGAAAACTCTCTGCGGTTTTTGATGTTCCTGCTTTGTTCTTAACGGAACAGGCCGCTGGGAGTCAATCGAGCATCGCGTTTTTCCCCGCCATCACAATATCTTGCGGGTTATCGTCCCCACATATGCCACGACTCGCGGCCATCCAACCGATCGTTCCGCTTGAACAACGACAGCAACCGGCTGACCAGGGCGCAGACGAGGCTGAGCCCGACATAGACGAGCGCCACGACGATCACGTCGATCAGGGTGATGCCACTCATGTACCCCTCCATGTTCGTCCCCAAACCCTTGCTTCCCCCAAGGTTCACGGCATCCTCGACGACGCGAACAGTGGGCGCGCCGTCCGGCGGGCACAGTGGCATTTCGCACAAAGCCAAAAAGAAGGGCGTATAGTCCGCGCCCATGCCGGCTTCTCTCTCTTCGACGCAGGCGCGCCTGCGCGTGATCTCGCTGTTCGAGGAGCTGGGCGATGCCGACCTGTCGGCCATCGCCGCGAACTGCACTACCCGAACCTACGAGAAGGGCGCCCAGATCTTCGGCGACAAGGACAGCTCGACCGACGTCTTCTTCATTCTCGACGGCGTGGTGCGCGCCAACACCATCAGTCCGGAGGGGCGGGAGGTCATCTACTCGGAGATCGGCACCGGCGCGATCTTCGGCGAATTCTCGGCGGTCGACGGCCTGCCGCGCTCGACCGCGGTGTTCGCCGTCACCGATTGCACCGTCGCCAAGATGACATCGAGGAAGTTCTTCGAGCTGCTGCGCGCCAACGGCGCGGTTTCAGCGCGGCTGGTCGAATTGCTGGTCGCCAAGATCCGCGCCATGTCGGAGCGCGTGTTCGAGGTGAGCGCCCTCTCGGTGCGCGAGCGCCTGCGCCGCGAGCTGTTGCGCCTCGCCACCGATGGCCGTCGCCAGGGCAAGATGATCGTCATCAAGCCCGCGCCGACGCACTATGAGATCGCTGCCCGTATCGGCTCGCATCGCGAGGCCGTGACACGCGAGTTCAACCGGCTGGAGACCGAGGCCCTGCTCGAAGTGAGCCGCCGTCAGATCAGCATCCTCGACGTCGAGAAGCTGCGTCGGCCCGACGGCGGGGGCTGAGATCGCGCCGGCGGGGCGCGCCTATCGTCCGGTCATGGCGCCGAGGATCCGCACATCCGGCAGGCCCTCCAGCCGATCGACCAGGTCGATCAGCTGCGGCGCCCGGTCCGGCGGCAATGGGTCTGCGGCGAATTCCAGGCAGCGACGGAACTTGGCCAGATGCTGGTCGCGTGTCAGGGCGCGCGCCGGATGGGCGAGCATCGTCTCGCATGACCAGGCGTGTTGCGTGCCGTCCCGCAGCCGCACGACGACGCGCTGCGGCGCCAGGGCGTTGGGATCGGGATTGCCGTCGCTGGACACGCGGACCCGGCGCGCGATGTCGTGCGTTGCCGGATCGGTGAGCGCGGCTCCGCGGAAATCCATGAGGTCGAGCCTGCCGTTCTGCAGCACCTTGGCGACGCCGAACGCCAGGCAGAGTCGCAGGTAGCTCGCGACGGCATCGGGCCGTGGCGGCCGGCCGACCAGGCGCACGATCAGCGGCGGCGCCGACACCTCGACTGCGGCAACGTCGTCCGCGGCGAAGCCATGGCGCTGCTGCAGGACGTGGACGCCTTCGATGCCGCCGTGAGTGGCTCGTCCGGCCGGGAACGGCTTGTGGCTGAACTCGACGATGCGCCAATCCCGGCCCAGCCCATCCAGGATCGGCTCGAGCGCGAAGTCGCCCTCGAACAGCGGCAGGTAGCCGAAGGCGCCCTCGAACACGCCCTGGGCTGCGGCAAAATCCAGGTGGGCCAGGGCGCAGGATTGGAGCGCGGCGCGCGCATTGAAGGCGAGTTGCACCGGCAGAATGGGACTGCCCTCGACATGCGCCTGCATGGTGCCGCTCGCCTGGGCGAGCTGCCAGGCGAAGGCGCGCTGCAGGGCGGCGCGGTCGAGGCCGAGCAGGCGGGCGGCCGCCGCGGTCGCGCCGAAGCCGCCAGCCGTGCCGGGCCTGAAGAAGCGAAAACCGGAACGCGAGGCCAGCCCAAGGCCGGCCGCGATGTCGACGCCGACCGCGATGGCGGTGATCAGCTCGGCGCCGCTGGCGCCTCCGGCCAGCTCGGTCGCGGCCAATGCGGCGGGCAGCGCGGTGGCCATGGCATGCACCACTGCACCCTCGTGCAGGCCGTCGAATTCCTGGTTGTGCATCTGCCAGACGTTCAGCAGGGTCGCGGCGGGTGCCGACAGGCACCGCGAACGGCCCCAGACGGGAACGGCGGCAGCGGGCAGGGCCGGCTCACCCCATGCGGCGGCGACGTGCAGAAGGTTCTCGGCGCCCTCCACGGACGAGCCGGCGATGCCGACCCCGAGGCTGTCGAGGATGAATGTCTTGGCGCGCTCGACGGCGGCCGGCGGAAGGTCGGAAAAGCGCGTGCCGAGGGCATGCTCGGCGAAGCGGGCGGCGACGGGGTCAGGCATGCCGGCCATTCTACCTCATGGTCGGATATCCCGGGGCACCCGGCACGGCGCTTGCGAGTCGACGGAAGACCGACGCATCATCGTCCGGCTTGCGAGGGAGGTGCCGCGTGTCCTGCCGCGTTCCGTTGATGGCTCTGCTCATCGTCGCCCTCGCCGCGCTGGGCGGACCCGCGCTGGCGCGTTGCTCGAAGAACCTGGTCGACAGGGTGCTGCCGCCCGGCGTGCAGCTCGCCTCGCTGGACGGGCTCCGGTTCGTGAGCGCCGATTCGCCCAATCGCGCCAACATCACCTTCCTCGGTCACGCCAGCTACCAGATCGACACACCGCAGGGCGTGCGTGCCATCACCGACTACAATGGCGTCAACGGTTTCGGGCGCCGGCCCGACATCGTCACCATGAACAACGCGCACACCACGCACTTCACCGACGAACCGGAGGAGGGCATCACCTACGTCCTGCGCGGCTGGCCGAGCAAGCCCGGCGAGACCGAGGCGAACCACGACATCCAGCTCAAGGACATGAAGGTGTGGAATGTGCCGACCAACGCCCGCGACTGGGGCGGCGGCGGGGCGCGCATCAACGGCAACTCGATCTTCATCTATGCCATCGGCGAGCTCTGCATCGCCCATCTCGGCCACCTGCATCATCGTCTCACGCGCGACCATCTCGACGAGCTCGGCCGCATCGACGTGCTGATGGTGCCGATCGACGGCTCCTTCACCATGGGCCAGCCGCTGATGGTCGAGGTCATTCGCCAGATCCAGCCCAGCATCGTCCTGCCGATGCACTACTGGGGTCGTCACCAGCTCGAGCGTTTCCTGGGCCTCGCCTCCGAACTCGACGCCGACGTGGTGTGGCCCGACAAGCGCACCATGGAGGTGGCGCGCGAGGCGCTGCCGCAAAAGCTCACCATCATGCCTCTCGGCGGCGATGGCGGCGACTGAAACGGCGCGGCGAATCTCGCCTGCCCCCGGTTCGGCTCCCTAACGGCGCCCTTCGACGAATCCCATGAGGAACTGGACGAGGTTGCGGCCCAGATCGTCGCTGAGATAGCCGCCTTCCTGCACCAGCACCGTCGGCAGGCCGAGGCCGGCGATCTTCGCCGCCATGGCGCGAAAGCCCGCACCCGTCACCTTCAGCCCCTGCAGCGGATCGCTCTCGCTGGCGTCGAGCCCCAGCGCCACGACCAGCGCGGAGGGCGCGAAGGTCCTGATGCGGGCCAGCGCGGCGTCGCCCGCTTCGAGCCAGGGCGTGTCGGGGGAACCGAGCGGCAGCGGCAGGTTGAGGTTGCAGCCTTCGCCGCTGCCCGCGCCGCGCTCGTGGGCGTGACCCCAGAAATAGGGATAGTAGTAGGCCGGGTCGGCGTGGATCGACACGGTGAGCACGTCGGCTCGCTCCCAGAAGATGCCCTGCGTGCCGTTTCCGTGGTGGACGTCGACATCGAGCACCGCCACGCGAGCATGGCGGGAGCGTAGCCGCTGGGCGGCGATCGCCGTGTTGTTGAGGAAGCAGAAGCCGCCTGCCATGTCGGCATAGGCGTGGTGGCCGGGCGGCCGGCAGAGGGCATAGGCCTCGCCGGCGCCGTCGAGCACGAGATCGGCGGCTGTCGTCGCGACCTCGGTCGCGGCGAGCGCGGCATCCCATGTGCCCGGCCCGATCGGGCAGGCCATGTCGACCTGATGCCAGCCGGCGCGGCCGGCGAGTGCCTTTGGGTAGGTCGCGGGATAGCGCGCGGGGTGGACATTGGGCACCACCTCGGGGCCGGCGCCGGGCAGCTCGGCCCATTCACGCGCGATGACCTGCAGAAAGTCGAGATACTCGGGGGTGTGCACCGAGGCCGCGGGCGCAATGCCGTGGGTGCCGGGTGCGATGACCTCGTGGCCGGCGCCGCGGGCGGCGGCGAGCAGCCGATCGGCGCGCTCGGGTTGCTCGGTGCTTCTCTGCTTCACGCCCCGCACGAAGAAGGTCTGCGGGTCATGGCCGGCATGGCGGTCGGAGTAGACGAGCTTCACGCGAGGTTCTTCCTGAAGAAGGTGACGGTGCGTTCCCAGGCGAGCCTGGCCGCAGCCTCCTGGTAGCGCGGCGTCGAGTTGTTGTGGAAGCCGTGTTGGGTGCCTGGATAGAAGTGCGCCTCGTAGGGAACACCGGCGCTCTTGAGGGCCGTCTCGAAATCCGGCCACATGGCGTTGATGCGCTCGTCGTTCTCGGCGTAGTGAATCAGGAGCGGCGCCTTGATGCGCGGCGCCTCTGCGGCCGGCGCGGCAGCGCCGTAGAACGGCACGGCGGCGCCGAGATCGGCGCCCATGGTCACGGCGAGATAGTTGGTCGTGCCGCCGCCCCAGCAGAATCCTGTCGCGCCGATCTTGCCGGAAGAGAGTGCATGCGCCTTCAGGTAGCGCGCGCTGTTCAGCATGTCGGTGCGCAACTTGGCCTGGTCGAGACCGGCCTGCAGGGTGCGGCCGTCGTCGTCGTTGCCGGGATAGCCGCCGGCCGGGAACAGCCCGTCGGGCGCCAGTGCCAGGAAACCCTCGACAGCGGCGCGGCGGGCGACGTCTTCGATGTAGGGGTTGAGGCCGCGATTCTCGTGAACCACCAGGACGGTCGGGAACGGCCCGTTGCCGCGTGGCTGAACGAGGTAGCCGCGCATGGTGCCGGAATTGCCGCCCGGAGACGGATAGGTGACGTACTGCGCCCTGATGCGGGTATCGGTGAAGGAGATGGTCTGTGCGTTGGCGTAGCGCGGCATCAGCGCCTGCGCCATGGCGAGGCCGCCGGCCGTCACGGCTGCCGCCTGCACGAGGAACGCGCGCCGGTCGATGCGGCCGTGGCAGTATTCGTCGTAGAGATCGAAGATGCGCTGGTCGATCCAGGCCGTCAGTCCGTCCATCCGTTGTCTCCTCAGCCTCCCGCGATCGCCCTGGCCTGCCTGAGGGTTGCGATCTCGGCATCGCTATAGCCGACTTCGCGCAGGACCTCGACCGTGTGCTCGCCCACCATCGGCGCCTTGCGCCTCACCTCGACCGGCGTGTCAGAGAGCTTGATCGGGTTGTTGGCCGACTTCACCGGTCCGATGTCCGGATACTCGACCTCGATCACGCTGCCGCGCGCCTCGGTATGGGCATTGGCGACGACGTCGCTGATCTTGTAGGCAGCCGAGCAGGGCATGCCGGCCGGAATCAGCCGGTCGAGCAGTTCGTCGGCGGTGTGCTGCAGGAAGTGCGCCTCGATCATCGGCTCGAGGATGGCGCGGTTGGCGACCCGGTCCTTGTTCGTTGCGAAACGAACGTCGGCCAGCCAGTCGGGCTTGCCGAGGGCGGTGCAGAGCAACTTCCAGAAAGCGTCGTTGGTGCCGGCGATGAACACTGGCTGCGTCTTCGTCGGAAAGACGCGCAACGGGCAGATGATGGTGTTGGACGTGCCCATGCGCTCCGGATTCTCGCCCGTCAGACCGTGATGGGTGATCCAGTGGCTCATCATGTGCATGCCGACGTCGAACAGCGAGAGGTCGAGGCGCTGGCCCTTGCCGGTCTTGTGTCGTCCGAGCAGGGCGAAGGCGATGCCGGCGGCGCAGAACGAGCCGGTGCAGTAGTCGATGGGTGCGGTGCCGACGCGGCACATCTCGCCCAAATAAGGGCCGGTGGCGTCCATCAGGCCGATCTCGGCCTGGATGCAGGGGTCATAGCCGGCGCGATGGGAGTAGGGGCCGGTCTGACCGTAGCCCGACACCGAGGCATAGACGATGCGCGGATTCTCCCTCGACACCACGTCCCAGCCGAAACCCAGCTTGTCGATCACGCCCGGCGTGAAGGCCTCCATGAAGACGTCGGCCTTGCGGACGAGGCGCATCAGCACGTCGCGGCCGCCCTCGGTCCTGAGATCGACGGCGAGGCCGCGCTTGTTGCGGTTCATCGAGGGCACCCAGGCGCCGCCGAAATGCGGCCGGAAATGCTCGCCGTTCAGCGGCTCGACCTTGATGACGTCGGCGCCCATGTCGCCCAGGATCTGGCCGGCGGTCGGGCCGGCAATGACTTGAGTGAGATCGAGGACCAGCGTGTCGGAGAGAGGCAGCATGCCGTGAGGACTAGCGCCTTTGCCGAGGGTGCGCCACAGCGCGGCCATGCTACGTTTCGCAGCCATTGCCAGGGAGTACCGAATGACCGCCGACCGCCCCAATCTCAGGATCGATTCCGATCGCCTTTGGTCGAGCCTGATGGAGCTGGCGCGAATCGGCGGTACGGAGAAGGGTGGCGTTTGCCGCATCGCGCTCACCGATCTCGATCGCCAGGGCCGCGACCTGTTCGTGCGCTGGGCGAAGGAGGCGGGGGCCACCATCAAGGTCGACCAGCTCGGCAACATCTTCGCGCGACGTGAGGGCCGCGATCCGGCCAAGCCGCCGGTGATGACGGGCAGCCATCTCGACACCCAACCGACCGGCGGCAAGTTCGACGGTGCCTACGGCGTGATGGCGGGGCTCGAGGTTCTGCGCGTGCTACACGATTCCAACTACGTCACCGAGGCGCCGATCGAGGTCGCGGTGTGGACGAACGAGGAAGGCTGCCGCTTCGCCCCAGCCATGGTGGCGTCGGGCGTGTTCGGCGGCGCCTTCACGCTGGAGCATGCGTTGTCCATCAGGGACCGCGATGGCGTGAGCTTCGGCGAGGCGTTGAAGCAGATCGGCTATGACGGCAAGGAGCCGGTCAGCGGCCGCAAAGTCGGCGCCTTCTTCGAGGCGCATATCGAGCAGGGTCCGATCCTCGAACGCGAGAAGAAGACGATCGGCGTCGTGACCGGTGCGCAGGGGCAGCGCTGGTATGAGATTTCCTGGACCGGCATGGAGAGTCATGCCGGCACGACGCCGATGGAAGGCCGTCGCGACGCGCTGGTAGGGGCCGCCGAGCTGATCGTCGAGTGTCGCCGCATCGGCAATCGTCCGAACGGCCGCTCGACGGTGGGTGTGATCGAGAGCCAGCCGCAGTCGCGCAACACCATTCCGGGCCGCGTTTTCATGACGGTCGATTTCCGCCATCCCGATGACGGTGAGCTGACGAGGATGGACGCCGAGATGCGCGCCGCCGCCGCCGACATCGCCAGGCGTCACCGCCTCGACGTGGCGATCGAGCAGATCTGGTACTTCCCGCCATCGCCTTTCGCGGGAGAGTTGGTCGAGTCGGTGCGCCGCGCCGCCGGCCAGGCGGGCTACCCGCACATGGATATCGTGAGCGGCGCCGGGCACGACGCCTGCTACGTCTCTCGCGTCGCCCCTACGGCCATGGTCTTCGTGCCGTGCAAAGACGGCATCAGCCACAATGAAGTCGAGGATGCCACGAAGGCGGACGTGGGGGCCGGCTGCCAGATCCTGCTGCAGGCCATGGTGGAACGGGCCAACGCGTGATTCGCGGGCAAGTTTCTGCCGCCAGCGCCGCGCTCGTGGCGACGGTGGCCGGTGCCGGGGGTACGCTGGCGATCGTCCTCGCCGCGGCGCAGGCCGTCGGCGCCACGCCGGCCGAGACCAGTTCATGGGTGGTGGGCCTCGCCCTTGCCACCGCGCTCGGGTCGCTGGTCCTGAGCGTACGTTACCGCATGCCCATCATCGCCGCCTGGTCGACACCCGGCGCGGCGCTGATCGCCTCGACCTCGGGCGTGCCGTCGTTCAACGCCGCCGTTGGCGCCTTCGTGCTGGCGGCCCTCCTGATCCTGCTGACGGCGGCCATCCGCCCGGTCGGCCGGCTGATCGAGCGCATTCCGGCCAGTATTGCCGCGGCCATGCTGGCCGGCATCCTGCTGCGCCTGGTGATTGCCATGGTCGAATTCGCGCCTGGCGCGCCGCAGCTCGTGCTGCCACTGATCGCGCTCTTCTTCGTGGTGCGGACCTTCTGGCCGGCACTGTCGTCGCTGGTCGTGCTCGCGGTCGGCGCGGCGCTTGCCTGGGCGTTCGGCATGGTCCAGCCGATCGACGGTGTCGGGCTCTCCGAGCTGGTGATCGTCGCGCCGGGCTGGGACCTCGCGACGTTGGTCGGGCTTGGCCTGCCGCTCTACCTCGTCACCATGGCGTCGCAGAATCTGCCGGGATTCGCCGTGCTGCGCGCCTCCGGCTACCAGCCGCCGACGCAGCCGGTGCTGGCGGTCACCGGCGCGCTGTCGCTCGGCACGGCGTTCCTCGGCTCACATACCTCGAACCTGGCGGCGATCTCGGCGGCACTTTGCACCGGGCCCGATGCCCATCCTGATCCGGCCAGGCGCTGGATCACCGGCCCGTTCTATGCCCTGTGGTGGGGGCTGATCGCCTTGTTCGGTGCATCGCTGGTCGGCCTGTTCGGGGCGCTGCCGCCGGCCCTGCTGGCGACGGTTGCCGGCACGGCGCTGCTGGGATCGCTCGCCGGTGCCATGGGCACGGCCCTCGCGGAGGAGCGTGGTCGGTTGGCGGCGACGGCGACGCTCGCCGTCACCGCGTCGGGCGTGACATTGGCAGGCGTCGGCTCTGCCTTCTGGGGCCTGATCGCCGGCCTCGCGATATTGGGATTGGACCGTATCCTGAGGCGCTGACAGGCTCCCGCCATCGAGGGAGGAGCTTGATGAACAGGATCGCCGTATCGCTGCTCGCCGCAGCGATGTTCGTACTGCCGGTCGCGAGCCGGGCCCAGGCGCCGGTGACGCCGTCGGCGCAGAATCCGGTACGAGAGATCACCAGGATCGCCGGCGAGATCTATCGATTCCGCAACAACAACCATTACTCGATTTTCGCTGTGACGCCGGCCGGCATCATCGCCACCGACCCGATCAATGCCGGAGCGGCGACCTGGCTCAAGGACGAGATGAGGAAGCGCTGGCCGGATCGGCCCATCAGGTTTGTGATCTACAGCCACGATCATGCCGACCACATTTCGGGCGGCGAGGTGTGGGCCGATACCGCAATCGTGGTGGCGCACCAGAACGCGAAGGACGTCATCGTCGGCGAGAATCGGCCGACGGCGGTGCCGCAGGTGACATTCTCCGATGCGGCCACTCTCGAACTCGGCGGCACGGTCGTCGAATTGCACTATGTCGGGCGCAACCATTCGAACAACTCGGTCGTCATGCGCTTTCCTCGGGAGAAACTCGCCTTCGCGGTCGATTTCGTCCCGGTGCGCGCGGTGGCGTTCCGCGACTTTCCCGACGCCTATCTCGAAGAGTGGATCGAGTCGCTGCGCCGCGTCGAGGCGCTGGAGTTCGACGTCTTCGTGCCGGGCCATGGTCCCCTCGGCGACAAGGCGAGCGTCGCGGCCTTTCGCGGCTACATGGAAGACCTGCGGGCCCAGGTGCTCGCCGCCGCGCGCGCCGGCAAGTCCCTCGAGGAGACCAAGAAGAGCGTCGACCTGTCGAAGTACAAAGAGTGGGGCGGGTTCGAGCAGATGAGCCCGCTCAACATCGAGGGCATGTACCGCATGGTCCAAGCCAACCGCAGGCCAAATCCATAGAGTCTCTCCGGTCTGTCGCATCGCCGGCGGGAGACGGGCAGTTCCCGGTTCGGGTGAATACCCAATCGAGCCAATGGCTTGCGATGTCTCACCGGGTGAGACATCGGCCAGTGGATGAGTGGACACCGAGGAGGCAGGGGACTGTGAGGATTCGTGGACGAATCGCCTCGGATGCCGATGCCATCGGCATCCAACCCGTCCACGGGGCGTGGACGCACCGAGGACGCCGCGGGTGCCGCCGTACGGACGTTCCGGGCCGAACGATTCTAGACGGCGGGGAAGCGCGCGCCGTAGGGCTCGAGAGGCAGGTCGAGCCCGCGGCAGAGGAAGCTGATCGTGTGGTAGTAGCCGGTCAGCGCGATCGCCTCGAGCGCCTGCGCCTCGTTGAAGTGCGTGCGCAAGGCCTGCCAGGTCGTTTCGGCGATCGTGCGCCGGTCGACGAGATCGTCGACGAGCGCGATCAGCGCCTGCTCGGCGGGCGACCAGCAGTCCGCGCTCGCGGGTCCGTGCACGATCGCCGCGACATGCTCCGCCTCGAATCCGACGCGCCTGGCGAAGAAGGCGATATGGACGCCCCATTCGTACTCGCAGCCGAGCCGCGCGGTCGTACGGTCGATGACGATTTCGCGGTGGCGCAACGTGAGCGGGCCTTTGTCCAGCAATCCACCGGCGAACAACTTCGTGAAGACGCGCGGGCTTCGCGCCATGGTTCGGAACAGCAGCAGCGGCTCGACGCCGGGCGGCATGATGCGGGCGAGCTCGGCGGCGACGGCCGGCTCGTAGGGCGGGGTGTCCGGAGCGATGCGCGACATGCTACTTATTCTGTAGTGGCATCATTGTCGACGCTACATAAAATGTAGTAACAGGGCGAAATAGATGGTGAAGCGCATCCGCGGCTCGACGACCGGCCGTCCGATCATGGTTTTGCTCGACCTGCTGGGAAGGCGCTGGGCGCTGCGGCTGATCTGGGAGCTGCGCGAGGAGCCCCGGCGCTTCCGCGAACTGCAGGACGCGACCGGTGCGAGCCCGACCATCGTCAACGGCCGCCTGGCCGAGTTGCGGGAGGCGCGGCTGGTCGAGCTCGACGAGGCCGCGGGCTA
This genomic interval carries:
- a CDS encoding DNA polymerase Y family protein produces the protein MKRIISLWFPKLAMDRLGRTGRTDWRDRAAATTAWRESCPRLASVNAHARAAGLRVHMRLADARALLPDLVTTEVEREADRALLESIASWCDRYTPWVAIDPLGAAQAEENASQICSAGGFGGDAGLFLDVTGCGHLHGEGEAGERRLLADLMQRLSNHGFTCRAAIADTAGAAWALARHAAKHADLFCSIGGQRDALASLPVDALRLDLPILETFLKLGLRRIGDLYPLPRAPLSRRFGEQPLMRLDQALGRIDEPVEPRRMPPAFRSRLSFAEPIGRTEDIAAATGRLIAALCVQFERASVGARKLELALYRVDGSVDRTAIGTSRPNRDNPGLTKLLGERLGELDPGFGIELMILSAPEVEEWTGSQDHLPETGTPARPSWAEDGTIDLADRLALRLGAENVVRLAPRDSHLPDRTQIRVPFATPVAEGAWARLASMKGTRPTRLLQRPEPVDVTAQMPDEPPRQFQWRRHVHRIVRAEGPERVADEWWRPRPNGRMMPANIVPPVRDYYRVEDTDGSRFWLFRDGSHNATKWFLHGFCA
- a CDS encoding Crp/Fnr family transcriptional regulator, giving the protein MPASLSSTQARLRVISLFEELGDADLSAIAANCTTRTYEKGAQIFGDKDSSTDVFFILDGVVRANTISPEGREVIYSEIGTGAIFGEFSAVDGLPRSTAVFAVTDCTVAKMTSRKFFELLRANGAVSARLVELLVAKIRAMSERVFEVSALSVRERLRRELLRLATDGRRQGKMIVIKPAPTHYEIAARIGSHREAVTREFNRLETEALLEVSRRQISILDVEKLRRPDGGG
- a CDS encoding MmgE/PrpD family protein gives rise to the protein MPDPVAARFAEHALGTRFSDLPPAAVERAKTFILDSLGVGIAGSSVEGAENLLHVAAAWGEPALPAAAVPVWGRSRCLSAPAATLLNVWQMHNQEFDGLHEGAVVHAMATALPAALAATELAGGASGAELITAIAVGVDIAAGLGLASRSGFRFFRPGTAGGFGATAAAARLLGLDRAALQRAFAWQLAQASGTMQAHVEGSPILPVQLAFNARAALQSCALAHLDFAAAQGVFEGAFGYLPLFEGDFALEPILDGLGRDWRIVEFSHKPFPAGRATHGGIEGVHVLQQRHGFAADDVAAVEVSAPPLIVRLVGRPPRPDAVASYLRLCLAFGVAKVLQNGRLDLMDFRGAALTDPATHDIARRVRVSSDGNPDPNALAPQRVVVRLRDGTQHAWSCETMLAHPARALTRDQHLAKFRRCLEFAADPLPPDRAPQLIDLVDRLEGLPDVRILGAMTGR
- a CDS encoding MBL fold metallo-hydrolase, yielding MALLIVALAALGGPALARCSKNLVDRVLPPGVQLASLDGLRFVSADSPNRANITFLGHASYQIDTPQGVRAITDYNGVNGFGRRPDIVTMNNAHTTHFTDEPEEGITYVLRGWPSKPGETEANHDIQLKDMKVWNVPTNARDWGGGGARINGNSIFIYAIGELCIAHLGHLHHRLTRDHLDELGRIDVLMVPIDGSFTMGQPLMVEVIRQIQPSIVLPMHYWGRHQLERFLGLASELDADVVWPDKRTMEVAREALPQKLTIMPLGGDGGD
- a CDS encoding histone deacetylase family protein, encoding MKLVYSDRHAGHDPQTFFVRGVKQRSTEQPERADRLLAAARGAGHEVIAPGTHGIAPAASVHTPEYLDFLQVIAREWAELPGAGPEVVPNVHPARYPATYPKALAGRAGWHQVDMACPIGPGTWDAALAATEVATTAADLVLDGAGEAYALCRPPGHHAYADMAGGFCFLNNTAIAAQRLRSRHARVAVLDVDVHHGNGTQGIFWERADVLTVSIHADPAYYYPYFWGHAHERGAGSGEGCNLNLPLPLGSPDTPWLEAGDAALARIRTFAPSALVVALGLDASESDPLQGLKVTGAGFRAMAAKIAGLGLPTVLVQEGGYLSDDLGRNLVQFLMGFVEGRR
- a CDS encoding dienelactone hydrolase family protein — protein: MDGLTAWIDQRIFDLYDEYCHGRIDRRAFLVQAAAVTAGGLAMAQALMPRYANAQTISFTDTRIRAQYVTYPSPGGNSGTMRGYLVQPRGNGPFPTVLVVHENRGLNPYIEDVARRAAVEGFLALAPDGLFPAGGYPGNDDDGRTLQAGLDQAKLRTDMLNSARYLKAHALSSGKIGATGFCWGGGTTNYLAVTMGADLGAAVPFYGAAAPAAEAPRIKAPLLIHYAENDERINAMWPDFETALKSAGVPYEAHFYPGTQHGFHNNSTPRYQEAAARLAWERTVTFFRKNLA
- a CDS encoding CoA transferase translates to MAAKRSMAALWRTLGKGASPHGMLPLSDTLVLDLTQVIAGPTAGQILGDMGADVIKVEPLNGEHFRPHFGGAWVPSMNRNKRGLAVDLRTEGGRDVLMRLVRKADVFMEAFTPGVIDKLGFGWDVVSRENPRIVYASVSGYGQTGPYSHRAGYDPCIQAEIGLMDATGPYLGEMCRVGTAPIDYCTGSFCAAGIAFALLGRHKTGKGQRLDLSLFDVGMHMMSHWITHHGLTGENPERMGTSNTIICPLRVFPTKTQPVFIAGTNDAFWKLLCTALGKPDWLADVRFATNKDRVANRAILEPMIEAHFLQHTADELLDRLIPAGMPCSAAYKISDVVANAHTEARGSVIEVEYPDIGPVKSANNPIKLSDTPVEVRRKAPMVGEHTVEVLREVGYSDAEIATLRQARAIAGG